A stretch of DNA from Cellulomonas xiejunii:
GAGCGTCTCGCGGCCCCCACGCGCGCCCCGGCGCACCGTCTGCTGGAAGTCAGCAGAGCGGCGCATCCGGTGCGTTGCGGGGAGCACCGGGAGGTGTGTCAGGCCGAGAGCTCGGTGCGCCCCTTGCGGCGGCGCGCCGCGAGGATGGCGCGACCGGCACGCGTGCGCATGCGCAGACGGAAGCCGTGGGTCTTGGCCCGGCGCCGGTTGTTCGGCTGGAAGGTGCGCTTGGTCACGACGTTCTCCACACGTTTGTCGTAGCGATCGCACGCAGTCGCGCG
This window harbors:
- the rpmH gene encoding 50S ribosomal protein L34, giving the protein MTKRTFQPNNRRRAKTHGFRLRMRTRAGRAILAARRRKGRTELSA